The proteins below come from a single Antennarius striatus isolate MH-2024 chromosome 18, ASM4005453v1, whole genome shotgun sequence genomic window:
- the LOC137611793 gene encoding sodium- and chloride-dependent GABA transporter 3-like: MNRQTRKVDKKRSNEDRGQWASKREYILVAAGNVVGVSNVWRFPYLCYKNGGGAFLVPYGLLVVFFGIPTFLMVTSIGQYTQEGFITCWTKLCPLAQGIGIGQLITTFWGSIYIMIEVWGLFYLVFSFRSQLSWATCNNTWNTDDCVDLQIFNSSNLTVEQTNGTPAAVEFWERRMLGMSGGIEELGSVRWELALCLLVAWIFCYFSIWKGVRSSGKVVYFTATFPYVMLLILLIRGLTLPGASEGIYYYLYPDINRLADLEVWIEAGIQIFFSYSLAGGTLVVLSSYNDYENNCYKDCFWLCLLNSGTSFVGGFVVFSVLGFMAHKLGVPVNTVTKSGPGLAFIAYPQATALMPLPQFWSVCFFLMLILLTIDSHFVEMESFITTVRDLFRAPMKHEIFVLISCITAFLLHLILVTEGGIFIFQFIEFCGSTRVCQNILVISQCIVLGWIFGANRLCNIIEDMTGQRPSLFFKLCWKYVVPLLSLISCIGYLRDYKRLMINDYLYPDWAYSLGWVMTLSSVLMIPLWAAGRVCLTPGTFREIQPGRIDKWKQRKRLLN, from the exons ATGAACAGACAAACACGGAAAGTAGACAAAAAGAGGAGTAATGAAGACAGAGGACAGTGGGCCAGTAAAAGAGAATATATCCTGGTTGCTGCAGGAAATGTTGTTGGTGTGAGCAACGTGTGGAGATTTCCTTACCTCTGCTACAAGAACGGTGGAG gtGCCTTTCTGGTGCCATATGGTCTACTAGTTGTATTTTTTGGGATACCTACTTTTCTAATGGTGACCTCAATTGGTCAGTACACCCAGGAAGGATTCATCACCTGCTGGACCAAGTTGTGTCCACTTGCACAAG GTATCGGCATTGGACAATTGATCACTACATTCTGGGGTTCTATCTATATTATGATTGAAGTGTGGGGTCTCTTCTACCTGGTGTTCTCATTCAGATCCCAGCTCTCCTGGGCCACCTGCAACAACACCTGGAATACAG ATGACTGTGTAGATCTTCAGATTTTCAATTCATCCAATTTGACAGTAGAACAGACCAATGGGACTCCTGCAGCAGTTGAGTTCTGGGA GCGGAGGATGCTGGGCATGTCAGGAGGCATTGAGGAGCTGGGCAGTGTCAGATGGGAGCTGGCCTTGTGTCTCCTGGTCGCTTGGATCTTTTGCTACTTCAGTATCTGGAAAGGTGTCAGATCCTCTGGAAAG gtCGTATATTTCACAGCCACGTTCCCCTATGTGATGCTCCTGATTCTACTCATTAGAGGCTTGACTCTACCTGGAGCTTCTGAAGGGATCTACTACTACCTGTATCCAGACATAAACCGCCTGGCTGACCTAGAG GTCTGGATTGAGGCAggaattcaaatatttttctcctACAGCCTGGCTGGAGGGACATTAGTTGTGCTGAGTAGCTATAATGACTACGAGAACAACTGTTACAA GGACTGTTTCTGGCTCTGTCTGCTGAACAGTGGAACCAGTTTTGTTGGTGGATTTGTCGTCTTCTCTGTTCTTGGATTCATGGCTCACAAACTAGGTGTTCCTGTAAATACTGTGACCAAGTCAG GCCCAGGTCTGGCCTTCATCGCTTACCCTCAGGCGACAGCTTTGATGCCTTTACCACAGTTCTGGAGTGTCTGCTTTTTCCTGATGTTAATTCTACTGACTATTGACTCACAT TTTGTTGAGATGGAGAGTTTCATCACCACAGTGAGAGACTTGTTTCGTGCACCAATGAAGCATGAGATATTTGTCCTCATTAGCTGTATAACCGCTTTTCTTCTACATCTTATCTTGGTGACTGAG ggaggaattttcatttttcaattcaTTGAATTCTGTGGCTCTACTAGGGTCTGTCAGAACATCCTAGTTATTAGCCAATGCATTGTTTTAGGCTGGATTTTTG GTGCTAACAGACTCTGTAACATAATCGAGGACATGACGGGACAGAGACCATCTCTTTTCTTTAAACTGTGCTGGAAGTACGTCGTTCCTCTGCTGTCCCTG ATTTCTTGTATCGGGTACCTGCGTGATTACAAGCGTCTCATGATCAATGACTACCTTTACCCAGACTGGGCGTACTCACTGGGGTGGGTCATGACCCTCTCTTCTGTTCTAATGATCCCACTTTGGGCAGCTGGACGGGTGTGTTTGACGCCAGGAACCTTCAGGGAG ATCCAGCCTGGAAGAATAGACAAatggaagcagaggaaacgaCTGTTGAACTGA
- the LOC137611794 gene encoding sodium- and chloride-dependent GABA transporter 3-like produces MNRQTRKVEKKRSNEDRGQWASKREYILVVAGNVVGLGNVWRFPYLCYKNGGGAFLVPYGLLAVFTGIPLFLLEISIGQYTQEGFITCWTKLCPLAKGIGIGQLIISFCSNAYILIEAWALFYLVFSFRSQLPWATCNNTWNTADCLDLQTFNSSHVAANQTKGTSAAVEFWERRMLGMSGGIEELGSVRWELALCLLVCWVFCYFSIWKGVRSSGKAAYFTATFPYLMLLILLVRGLTLPGASEGIYYYLYPDINRLADFQVWIEAGSQIFFSYSVSEGLLHVLGSYNEYNNNCYKDCFWICLLNSGTSFVAGFVVFSVLGFMAHQQGVSVETVTESGPGLAFIAYPQATALMPLPQFWTICFFLMLILLTVDTHFVTVESIFTSVSDLFPKFFRGPVKHEIFVLIFCLSSFLVELALVTEGGIYIFQLIDFYGSTRISVNCMAISECLAVGWIFGADHFSTIIEEMTSHRPSVFFKLCWKYIIPLLSLISFILYLVDHQNLMIDDYVYPKWAYAVGWTMTFSSVLMIPLWAAGQMCLTPGHIKQRLSVLCHPDEDPAWQKRQMGVEETTVELMTSAVTT; encoded by the exons ATGAACAGACAAACACGGAAAGTAGAGAAAAAGAGGAGTAATGAAGACAGAGGACAGTGGGCCAGTAAAAGAGAATATATACTGGTAGTTGCAGGAAATGTTGTAGGTCTGGGCAACGTGTGGAGATTTCCTTACCTCTGCTACAAGAACGGTGGAG GTGCCTTTCTGGTGCCATATGGTCTGTTAGCTGTATTTACTGGGATACCATTGTTTCTACTGGAGATCTCCATTGGTCAGTACACCCAGGAAGGATTCATCACCTGCTGGACCAAGTTGTGTCCACTGGCAAAGG GGATTGGAATTGGTCAACTGATCATTTCATTCTGTAGCAATGCCTACATCCTAATTGAAGCCTGGGCTCTCTTCTACCTGGTGTTCTCATTCAGGTCCCAGCTACCCTGGGCCACCTGCAACAACACCTGGAATACAG CTGACTGTCTGGATCTTCAGACGTTTAATTCATCTCATGTGGCTGCAAATCAGACCAAAGGGACTTCTGCAGCGGTAGAGTTCTGGGA aCGGAGGATGCTGGGCATGTCTGGAGGCATTGAGGAGCTGGGCAGTGTCCGATGGGAGCTGGCCTTGTGTCTTCTGGTCTGCTGGGTGTTCTGCTACTTCAGCATCTGGAAAGGAGTCAGATCTTCTGGAAAG GCTGCGTATTTCACAGCCACGTTCCCCTACCTGATGCTCCTGATTCTACTCGTTAGAGGCTTGACTCTACCTGGAGCTTCTGAAGGGATCTACTACTACCTGTACCCAGACATAAACCGCCTGGCTGACTTTCAG GTCTGGATTGAGGCGGGATCCCAAATCTTTTTCTCCTACAGTGTCAGTGAAGGTCTACTGCATGTCCTGGGCAGCTACAACGaatacaacaacaactgttacaa GGACTGTTTCTGGATCTGTCTGCTGAACAGTGGAACCAGTTTTGTTGCTGGATTTGTCGTCTTCTCTGTTCTTGGGTTCATGGCTCACCAACAGGGTGTTAGTGTAGAGACTGTAACTGAGTCAG GTCCAGGTCTGGCCTTCATCGCTTACCCTCAGGCAACGGCTCTGATGCCTTTACCACAGTTCTGGACCATctgcttcttcctgatgttgatTCTACTGACTGTTGACACACAT TTTGTAACAGTGGAGAGCATTTTCACGTCAGTGAGTGACTTGTTTCCAAAATTCTTTCGTGGACCAGTGAAGCACGAGATCTTCGttctcattttctgtttgtcCAGCTTCCTCGTAGAACTTGCTCTGGTTACTGAG GGAGGGATATACATTTTCCAACTCATTGACTTCTATGGTTCCACCAGAATCTCTGTGAACTGCATGGCTATCAGTGAATGTCTGGCTGTTGGCTGGATTTTTG GTGCTGACCACTTTTCAACCATCATTGAAGAAATGACCAGTCATAGACCCTCTGTTTTCTTCAAACTTTGCTGGAAATATATCATTCCTCTGCTGTCACTG ATTTCCTTCATCCTGTACCTGGTCGATCACCAGAACCTCATGATCGATGACTATGTATACCCGAAGTGGGCGTATGCAGTAGGATGGACCATGACCTTCTCCTCTGTTCTAATGATACCACTGTGGGCAGCTGGACAGATGTGTCTGACACCAGGACACATCAAGCAG CGTTTGTCTGTTCTTTGCCATCCTGATGAAGATCCAGCCTGGCAGAAGAGACAAATGGGAGTGGAGGAGACAACCGTTGAATTGATGACATCTGCAGTGACAACTTAA